The Lysobacter panacisoli genome includes a window with the following:
- the polA gene encoding DNA polymerase I encodes MSNPAPTAPRRLVLIDGSSYLYRAFHALPPLTNDAGEPTGALFGVVNMLRATLKERPEFVAFVVDAPGKTFRDDLYPEYKANRAAMPDDLRAQVQPMCEIVEALGMTILRVDGVEADDVIGTLALRAAGEGIDVTISTGDKDFAQLVRPGIALVNTMSGSRLDSDAAVIEKFGVRPDQIVDLLALMGDSVDNIPGVDKCGPKTAAKWLGEYGTLDAVIAHADGIKGKIGENLRAALPRLPLNRTLTTIHTDVELDRGPTDLVLRERHVDALRTLYARYGFKQALRELEGPGAVVEDHPGSPSGVRNTAAGYARSATAPADATDPALSAPGEYETVLTSEQFDRWLERLRAAEEFSFDTETDSLDPMQARLVGISFAVEPGSGAYLPLAHDYPGAPKQLDRTEALAALAPLLADPARKKMGHHGKYDLHVLRRNGIEVRNYADDTMLESFVFNATATRHDMDSLARRYLGYETVKYEDVAGKGAKSIPFSQVSIEDATRYAAEDADITLRLHRVLSPKVEAVSGLAHVYREIEMPLVPVLERVEANGVRIDADELRRQSADLGKRMLAAQQKATELAGRTFNLDSPKQLGQLLFDELKLPALVKTPSGAPSTNEEALEAIAEHHELPRVILEYRGLSKLRSTYTDKLPEMVNRDTGRVHTSYHQAGAATGRLASSDPNLQNIPIRTEDGRRIRQAFVAPQGRRIVACDYSQIELRIMAHLSEDPSLLRAFESGADIHRATAAEVFGKAMDDVSSNERRAAKAINFGLMYGMGAFGLARQLGIARGEAQDYIALYFSRYPGVRDFMERTRQQARDQGYVETVFGRRLYLDNIHARNAGLRAGAERAAINAPMQGTAADIIKRAMISIDGWLADHADRALMVLQVHDELVFEVEAGFVDTLVAEARERMSSAAGLRVPLVVDSGVGANWDEAH; translated from the coding sequence AGGTGCAGCCGATGTGCGAGATCGTCGAGGCGCTGGGCATGACCATCCTGCGCGTGGACGGCGTGGAGGCCGACGATGTGATCGGCACGCTCGCCCTGCGCGCGGCGGGCGAGGGCATCGACGTCACCATCTCCACCGGCGACAAGGATTTCGCCCAGCTGGTGCGCCCCGGCATCGCGCTGGTCAACACGATGAGCGGTAGTCGTCTGGATTCCGACGCGGCGGTGATAGAGAAGTTCGGCGTGCGGCCGGACCAGATCGTCGATCTGCTGGCGCTGATGGGCGACAGCGTCGACAACATTCCGGGCGTGGACAAGTGCGGGCCCAAGACAGCCGCCAAGTGGCTGGGCGAGTACGGCACGCTCGACGCCGTCATCGCGCATGCCGACGGCATCAAGGGCAAGATCGGCGAGAACCTGCGCGCCGCGCTGCCGCGCCTGCCGCTCAATCGCACGCTCACGACCATCCATACCGACGTCGAACTCGACCGCGGTCCGACCGATCTTGTATTGCGCGAGCGCCACGTCGACGCGCTGCGCACGCTGTACGCGCGCTACGGCTTCAAGCAGGCGCTGCGCGAGCTGGAAGGCCCGGGCGCGGTGGTCGAAGACCATCCCGGCAGTCCGTCCGGTGTGCGCAACACCGCGGCCGGCTATGCGCGCAGCGCCACAGCACCGGCCGACGCGACCGATCCCGCGCTGTCCGCGCCGGGCGAATACGAAACCGTGCTGACCAGCGAACAGTTCGATCGCTGGCTCGAACGCCTGCGCGCAGCAGAGGAGTTCTCGTTCGACACCGAAACCGATTCGCTCGATCCGATGCAGGCGCGCCTGGTCGGCATCAGCTTTGCGGTCGAGCCGGGTAGCGGCGCCTACCTGCCGCTCGCGCACGATTATCCGGGCGCGCCCAAGCAGCTCGACCGTACCGAGGCGCTGGCCGCACTCGCACCGCTCCTCGCCGATCCGGCGCGCAAGAAGATGGGCCATCACGGCAAGTACGACCTGCACGTACTGCGTCGCAACGGCATCGAGGTGCGCAACTACGCCGACGACACGATGCTGGAAAGCTTCGTCTTCAACGCCACCGCCACGCGCCACGACATGGACTCGCTCGCTCGCCGCTATCTCGGCTACGAGACGGTCAAGTACGAGGACGTCGCCGGCAAGGGCGCGAAGTCGATTCCGTTCTCGCAGGTGTCCATCGAGGACGCCACGCGTTACGCCGCGGAAGATGCGGACATCACGTTGCGCCTGCACCGCGTGTTGTCGCCGAAGGTGGAGGCGGTATCCGGCCTGGCGCACGTCTACCGCGAGATCGAGATGCCGCTGGTGCCGGTGCTCGAACGCGTGGAAGCCAACGGTGTGCGCATCGACGCCGACGAACTGCGCCGGCAGTCGGCGGATCTCGGCAAGCGCATGCTCGCCGCACAGCAGAAGGCGACGGAACTCGCCGGACGCACCTTCAACCTGGATTCGCCCAAGCAGCTGGGCCAGTTGCTGTTCGATGAACTGAAGCTGCCGGCACTGGTGAAGACGCCGTCCGGTGCGCCGTCGACGAACGAGGAAGCGCTGGAGGCGATCGCCGAGCACCACGAACTGCCGCGCGTGATCCTCGAGTACCGCGGTCTGTCGAAGTTGCGCAGTACGTACACCGACAAGTTGCCGGAGATGGTCAATCGCGATACCGGTCGCGTGCATACCAGCTACCACCAGGCGGGCGCGGCGACCGGACGGCTGGCGTCCAGCGATCCGAACCTGCAGAACATCCCGATCCGCACCGAGGACGGTCGCCGCATCCGCCAGGCGTTCGTCGCGCCGCAAGGCCGCCGCATCGTCGCCTGCGACTACTCGCAGATCGAGCTGCGCATCATGGCGCACCTGTCGGAGGACCCGAGCCTGCTGCGCGCGTTCGAGTCGGGCGCGGACATCCACCGCGCGACCGCGGCGGAAGTGTTCGGCAAGGCGATGGATGACGTGAGCAGCAACGAACGTCGGGCCGCGAAGGCGATCAACTTCGGGCTGATGTACGGCATGGGCGCGTTCGGACTGGCCCGCCAGCTCGGCATCGCGCGCGGCGAGGCGCAGGATTACATCGCGCTGTACTTCAGCCGTTATCCGGGCGTGCGCGATTTCATGGAACGCACCCGCCAGCAGGCGCGCGACCAGGGCTACGTCGAGACCGTGTTCGGCCGCCGCCTGTACCTGGACAACATCCATGCGCGCAACGCGGGCCTGCGTGCGGGCGCCGAGCGCGCCGCGATCAACGCGCCGATGCAGGGCACGGCCGCCGACATCATCAAGCGTGCGATGATCTCAATCGACGGCTGGCTGGCCGACCACGCTGATCGCGCGCTGATGGTGCTGCAGGTCCACGACGAACTGGTGTTCGAGGTCGAGGCCGGATTCGTCGATACACTGGTCGCCGAAGCGCGCGAGCGCATGTCCAGCGCGGCCGGCCTGCGGGTTCCGCTGGTCGTGGACAGCGGCGTGGGCGCCAACTGGGACGAGGCGCACTGA